Genomic window (Methanococcus voltae PS):
ATGTAGTTTAATGTAATTTTAATATTTTTTAGAATTATTTAAAAAAATAGAAAAATAAGTATTAATTAATATTTATTTTTTATTCGTACATAATTCAACAAGTTCTTTTGCCTTTGAATTATTTTTATCGATTTTTAAGACTTTTAAAGCATATTCTTTACATATTTTATAATTTTTAAGATTATAGTGTGAAACTGCACAATTTAATAATATCTTTGTATTGTCAGAATCTAAATTTAAAGCTTTTTCATAATATTTGAGCTGGGTAGCTTTATCTTTTTCATCGTATGCCAATTTACAAAGCTTTTTGGCGTCTTCAATTTGTTTTAACAGTTTTGAGACTATTTTTTTACCACTAATAGCACTTTCATAGTCCGGATTTATCTCTAAAGCTTTATCATAGTAATATAACGCTTTATGATATTCTTTTAAGTTATGATGAGCCACTGCACAATTTAATAATATCTTTGTATTGTCAGAA
Coding sequences:
- a CDS encoding tetratricopeptide repeat protein, giving the protein EVKEEEVKEEEVKEEEVKEEEVKEEEVKEEETPKYWFNLANMTKDNDEKIKYYDKALEINPNYESAISGKGKVLKSIKELEKLEEIKKNKETAKKFCKLAYGEKDKATQLKYYEKALNLDSDNTKILLNCAVAHHNLKEYHKALYYYDKALEINPDYESAISGKKIVSKLLKQIEDAKKLCKLAYDEKDKATQLKYYEKALNLDSDNTKILLNCAVSHYNLKNYKICKEYALKVLKIDKNNSKAKELVELCTNKK